In Brachyhypopomus gauderio isolate BG-103 chromosome 2, BGAUD_0.2, whole genome shotgun sequence, the DNA window CATGCACACAAACAGGTGAGGGAACCACGGACATTGCAGTCACTGCTGAATGCTGTTTTTGAATTTTAAGAGACATGCGTATcgtgtatatatatttgtttatgGCGATGGGCAGACAGGACTTCTATATTTGTCTGTATAATGGGATGTATGCTCCCTGTCCTGCAGAGGCTGAAGGAGCTCAAGCAGAGGGAGTTTGCACGGAACGTGTCTTCACGTTCCCGTAAGGATGGCAGGAAGCAGGAGAAGATGCTACGGCGTCTACACGAGCTTGCTGAGCAGAGGAAGCAGCAGGACTGGTGAGTGAAATGACACGCTGCTGCCATCTCGTGGCTGACAAACTGTACTGCACTGCACTGCTTACTGAACACGATCCAGATTAATGTGGTGGGTCTTTACATCATGGGTGCTACTTAAGCTACTTTCTGCTGTCCTGGGGAGTGCAGTCCAAATACCCccaagtattattattattcatgaaGTAGTCATTCATGCAAGTGACACATTGCTCACTGGCTGATGCTTGTTTCCATTCTTCATTAACATTAGCATTTTGaccattttaatatatatttaatatggCTAATATCGTTGGCACTCGTAATGCCAGTCTAAGTGACATGTTTGCTGGTTGAGAGGTACCCGAGTTAAATTCTTCAATTCCATCTTCCTCTCCAGTGTTCCTGGTCGTGGTCCTATGTTCAAGCAAACCACAGTGGAAGTCGATGGAGAGAAGGGAGAAGACATAGATGGTGTTCCCATGACCATGGACTGTACCACTGAAGGCTCCTCAGGGGAGGACAAGGGCAGTTGCACGGCTGGTCAGGGTTCCCCCAGGCCCAGCCCAACCATTAGTTTTTCCCTCCGCAAAAACACCTCCTCTCCGACACCAAGTGGTGGATCCCAGGCACCCAAAGTCAGCGTGTCCTTCTCCTTTGCTAAGAAAGCTCCCGTGAAGCTGGAGACGGCTGCTGCTGTGTTTGCAGACCATGGAGAGGAagctgtggaggaagaggagggtcaGGAGGAAGGTGGAGAGAAGGCCCCAGTAGAGGAGCAAGCTGCTGTAGCCAGCACCACTGCCAGTCCACAAGAGGCAGAAGGAAGTGTAGAAGAGCAGACGCAGTCTGACGATGGGGGAACCCTGGCCTCCACCCTTAACAagctgaagatgatgatgaagaaggaGGAAGGTTACACTGGACAGGAGCCACAGTATTATCACTACATGCCTCCTGCTCACTGTCGGGTCAAGCCCCATTTCCAGTTTCTACTCTTCATGAAGGCATCGGACCAGCGTGGAAgcctggaggaggaagaggatggtgaagaagaggagaagcCTGCAGAGACTGAAGGAGAAGGGGGCCAAGATGAGCCAAAAGATATTGTCTGCAAAACCGAGAATGACATGGGGAGGGAGGTCCCGAGTACGAAGGTCCCGAGTACGAAGGTCCCGAGTACGAAGGTCCCGAGTACGAAGGTCCTGAGTACAAGTCCTAGTTCCTCTCCAAGGGTGAAGCTAGAAGAAGGATCAGAGAGTAGTCCTGCAGTAGAGGCCAGTGCTGACCAGTCAGGCACCACTTCTCAACCATCAGAAGCTAAACAAGTGGTAACTGAAACTCGAGACACTGGCCCCCGCTTGCCGACAGGTCCTTTCTTTCCTGTGCTCAGTAAAGACGAAAGCACTACATTACAGTGGCCCTCCGAGCTGTTGGAGTTCACCAAAGCTCAGCCTTCACTCTCCTACAGTTGCAATCCTCTTTACTTTGACTTTAAGCTGTCCCGGAACAAGGGCAACCGTGGAGGTAAAGGCAGCAAACTTGCCAAGACAGCGAACACTGACAGCGGAGAAGGTTCCAAGACTGAGGTCACCACCACTTCTGCTTCTACTAGTGGAGAGACTAGCTCAGCATCATTGCTGGGCACAAGCGATGACAAAAAAGAAGAGTCTTCCTTGAAAGAGAAACTTTCAGGTGGTGAGAACAAAGATAAGAAGCTAGAAGGCACTGAAGATGGAGTctccaagaagaagaagaagaaaaagaaacacaAGAAGTCAAACAAGCGTTCTAAGcgcaaagaaaaagaaaagggggccgtggagggagagatggagacagagacacCAGGAGAGAAGactaaaaagaaaaagaaacacaaacgaaagaaaagcaaaaataaattacgtgctgaggaagaggaagaggggaaAGAACAAAAAGATAAAGATAACAAGGTGGCCAGTGGCACTGCGCAGCCTGCAGGAGGGACTTCAGAGGGAGGAAAGAGAAAAAGATCCCATAAAGAAGAGTCGCAGAGGTCAAagggagaagagggtggagcagGAAAGACCAACTCATCCGAAGAGCACAACGGAACGAAGCGCCTTAAATCTGACCCCAGTGCTTCTGGGGCCTCCTGCTCCGCCTCTGCCCAGAAGAGTCCTGGGGGAGGTCGACCACCGAGCAGTGAGAGTGATGAGGATGGAGGCTCTTCATCTCAGCGATCCCGCCCCCCTCACCGTCACTCTACGCCTCCGCGTGAGCAGAGACGTCACCACAGCGAGGACTCTGGGCGGTCACGCAGTCGTTCATCTCGCCGAGGGGATCGTAATCACAGACGCAACCGAGGTCAGGCATCTCGAAGCCAGTCATATACAAGCAGCTCGGAGCGTTCCACGGCTGGGAGCAGTGCTTACAGTTGGCACAGCCACAGCTACTCGGACAGCTACAGTGACTACAGCGATGGGGAACGACGGCGAAGGTCGAAGAGAAGGTCTTCTGACTCTGAGTACGATAGGAGGGGCAGTGGACGGCCGCACAGACGACActactcttcttcctcttcagaGGAAGACTCGCGTTCACGTTCCCGTTCTCACAGCAGAAGAAAACACCACCGCCGGAGGCGTCATCACAGCAGCAGCCGCAGCTACAGTCGGAGCAGCAGAAGCTGCAGCACGCGTTCATACAGACACAGCAGCTACAGTTACAGCCACAGCCCAGCCAGCAGCTCGTCCAGCTCCGTCAAAGGCTCGCCACACCGCCGTAGCCACAGCCGACGGGCCGACAGCTCCACACGTCGACGCAACTTCAACCGCTCTCGCATCTACCGCTCACAGTCCCCAAGGTCCTCCTCGTCCCGAGCCCAGCCGCGAAATAGCAACTCGTCAACGCAGCTGACCAAAGGAGGCAGTGGAGGGGGATCGAGGGAAGGCGGTACCTCGGAGCATCGGAACTCACTCACAGCCCGACAGCTGCTCGAGAAGGTTCAGTCTCGCAAGGTTGGGGGGGATTCTGGAACAGGAAGCAAGCCGGGCATCAAAATCAAGGACCCGCCGCAGGGGTTCTTTGGGCCCAAACTGCCTCCTGCGCTAGGAAACAAGAGCATGTTGCCCCTCTTTGGTAAGTTCCAAGCAGCAAAGAAGCTTCCTTTAATGCGGACGGACGATGGAGAGAAGTCGGGGCAGGGAAAAGGGTCAGATACAAGTGGTGAGGTGATCCTGGTGGAGCCCATTCGAGAGTTTCCTCCTCCGCcgccaccacctcctccaccagtcCAGCAACAGCAGCAACAACAGGTGGAGGAGCCCGTCCCCAACACTGTGGTCACAGAGGACACCCGAAACCAAGCCTCGGAACCCCAAGTACTCCATGAGTCACACCCTTTGTTTGAACAAGATCCAGCTAACATGATACCTCCTTACCAGGGTGAACCAGGACAGGACCCTAACAACCCAGTCATGGATGGTCGAATAATGGGTCCCGATATGAGCCAGCAGCCATCCCTGCATGCGTATCCAGGCTACCCCATGCCCAACATGGAAGAGGAGGACATGGGCATGGAAGCTGAAGAAGATGGCTTGGCACCACTAGAGAGCCAGCCCATCACTTTCACCCCGGAGGAGATGGAGAAGTACAGTAAGCTACAACAGGCCGCACAGCAGCACATCCAGCAGCAGCTTTTGGCCAAGCAGGTGAAGACCTTCCCTTCGGCCGCCGTCGCCGCTGCTAATCTAGCGGCTGCAACCGCCCTAGCGCCCGCACCTCCGCCACCGCCCACCGCCCTCCAGCAGATCCACATCCAGCAGCCCACGGTGTCCGCGGCTTCGGCCACCTCCATCACGACGGTGCAGCACGCCATCCTGCAGCACCATGCGGCTGCTACGGCCATGGgcatccacccccacacccctcaccataCACATCCCGCCCATGCTCAGCTAGCCCAGGTACACCACATACCGCAACACCACCTGACCCCCATTTCTTTGTCACCATTGGGTCACACATTGGGCCACTCCCTGGGTCACTCGTTAGGTCCTACAGGCCTGATTCCAGCCCACccctctgcctttctctctggGCAGCCCATCCACATCATCCCAGCCTCCGCATTGCATCATGCCCCGTTAGCTTTGCACCACGTGCCCCACGCTGCTCTGTACCCCACCCTCTTCGCCCCTCGGCCTGCCACTGCCGCTGCGGCTGCTGCTCTgcagctccaccctctcctccacccaatcTTCTCAGGGCAGGACCTCCAGCATCCCCCAAGCCACGGCTCCTGAGAACGGAGTCTGTCCTTTCTCTGTGGAGAGGACAAAGCCCAGCAGGCTGAAGGAATGGTGAGGGGCATCTTTGCTTCTGGGTGGTGTGCACCAGATTACCAGCAACCCTCTCTTTCCTTTATTCGTGCAACCTTCCAGGAGGCGGTTCAAGTGGACAGGTGGAAGGACGGTCCGTAAAAGGACAAAGAGGAAAGTGTGACTTCCTCCTGAGTCAGAAAAATCTGTTTAAAAGAGTTGGTTGATGTTGATGTGTTTAGTAAAACCAGACAAGGAGTGCTCCCAAACCCCAAGTAGTGTCCTAAAGATTTTGACTAGGAGGTTTAGCTTGGAAGCGTGTTCTTATAGCAGTCAAGAACACCACTGGAGGGgtttggtttttattttttaagtctGTTATTTGTTGCTGTTGCTGATCTCATTTTCCCCCTGCAGCCAAAGATACTGGCTGAAGCCATAGTCTAGGTGTGATCAGTGTGGTGTGTACAGAAATGGGGCTGAGGGTGTGCTTTCACCTGGGCTCTTTCTTTGAGGAGATGTGGGACGTTGATCTGGGTGAAAAGACATGATTGTAAATCGCAGCAGCTGGGACAGCAGTGGGACATCATTAATGAAGACTTGTCACAGAAATCCAGTG includes these proteins:
- the gpatch8 gene encoding G patch domain-containing protein 8 isoform X2 → MQGRTDPVPIILKYDVMGMGRMEMEMDYAEDATEKRRVLEVEKEDTEELRQKYKDYAEKEKAIAKALEDLRANFYCELCDKQYQKHQEFDNHINSYDHAHKQRLKELKQREFARNVSSRSRKDGRKQEKMLRRLHELAEQRKQQDCVPGRGPMFKQTTVEVDGEKGEDIDGVPMTMDCTTEGSSGEDKGSCTAGQGSPRPSPTISFSLRKNTSSPTPSGGSQAPKVSVSFSFAKKAPVKLETAAAVFADHGEEAVEEEEGQEEGGEKAPVEEQAAVASTTASPQEAEGSVEEQTQSDDGGTLASTLNKLKMMMKKEEGYTGQEPQYYHYMPPAHCRVKPHFQFLLFMKASDQRGSLEEEEDGEEEEKPAETEGEGGQDEPKDIVCKTENDMGREVPSTKVPSTKVPSTKVPSTKVLSTSPSSSPRVKLEEGSESSPAVEASADQSGTTSQPSEAKQVVTETRDTGPRLPTGPFFPVLSKDESTTLQWPSELLEFTKAQPSLSYSCNPLYFDFKLSRNKGNRGGKGSKLAKTANTDSGEGSKTEVTTTSASTSGETSSASLLGTSDDKKEESSLKEKLSGGENKDKKLEGTEDGVSKKKKKKKKHKKSNKRSKRKEKEKGAVEGEMETETPGEKTKKKKKHKRKKSKNKLRAEEEEEGKEQKDKDNKVASGTAQPAGGTSEGGKRKRSHKEESQRSKGEEGGAGKTNSSEEHNGTKRLKSDPSASGASCSASAQKSPGGGRPPSSESDEDGGSSSQRSRPPHRHSTPPREQRRHHSEDSGRSRSRSSRRGDRNHRRNRGQASRSQSYTSSSERSTAGSSAYSWHSHSYSDSYSDYSDGERRRRSKRRSSDSEYDRRGSGRPHRRHYSSSSSEEDSRSRSRSHSRRKHHRRRRHHSSSRSYSRSSRSCSTRSYRHSSYSYSHSPASSSSSSVKGSPHRRSHSRRADSSTRRRNFNRSRIYRSQSPRSSSSRAQPRNSNSSTQLTKGGSGGGSREGGTSEHRNSLTARQLLEKVQSRKVGGDSGTGSKPGIKIKDPPQGFFGPKLPPALGNKSMLPLFGKFQAAKKLPLMRTDDGEKSGQGKGSDTSGEVILVEPIREFPPPPPPPPPPVQQQQQQQVEEPVPNTVVTEDTRNQASEPQVLHESHPLFEQDPANMIPPYQGEPGQDPNNPVMDGRIMGPDMSQQPSLHAYPGYPMPNMEEEDMGMEAEEDGLAPLESQPITFTPEEMEKYSKLQQAAQQHIQQQLLAKQVKTFPSAAVAAANLAAATALAPAPPPPPTALQQIHIQQPTVSAASATSITTVQHAILQHHAAATAMGIHPHTPHHTHPAHAQLAQVHHIPQHHLTPISLSPLGHTLGHSLGHSLGPTGLIPAHPSAFLSGQPIHIIPASALHHAPLALHHVPHAALYPTLFAPRPATAAAAAALQLHPLLHPIFSGQDLQHPPSHGS
- the gpatch8 gene encoding G patch domain-containing protein 8 isoform X3; its protein translation is MGMGRMEMEMDYAEDATEKRRVLEVEKEDTEELRQKYKDYAEKEKAIAKALEDLRANFYCELCDKQYQKHQEFDNHINSYDHAHKQRLKELKQREFARNVSSRSRKDGRKQEKMLRRLHELAEQRKQQDCVPGRGPMFKQTTVEVDGEKGEDIDGVPMTMDCTTEGSSGEDKGSCTAGQGSPRPSPTISFSLRKNTSSPTPSGGSQAPKVSVSFSFAKKAPVKLETAAAVFADHGEEAVEEEEGQEEGGEKAPVEEQAAVASTTASPQEAEGSVEEQTQSDDGGTLASTLNKLKMMMKKEEGYTGQEPQYYHYMPPAHCRVKPHFQFLLFMKASDQRGSLEEEEDGEEEEKPAETEGEGGQDEPKDIVCKTENDMGREVPSTKVPSTKVPSTKVPSTKVLSTSPSSSPRVKLEEGSESSPAVEASADQSGTTSQPSEAKQVVTETRDTGPRLPTGPFFPVLSKDESTTLQWPSELLEFTKAQPSLSYSCNPLYFDFKLSRNKGNRGGKGSKLAKTANTDSGEGSKTEVTTTSASTSGETSSASLLGTSDDKKEESSLKEKLSGGENKDKKLEGTEDGVSKKKKKKKKHKKSNKRSKRKEKEKGAVEGEMETETPGEKTKKKKKHKRKKSKNKLRAEEEEEGKEQKDKDNKVASGTAQPAGGTSEGGKRKRSHKEESQRSKGEEGGAGKTNSSEEHNGTKRLKSDPSASGASCSASAQKSPGGGRPPSSESDEDGGSSSQRSRPPHRHSTPPREQRRHHSEDSGRSRSRSSRRGDRNHRRNRGQASRSQSYTSSSERSTAGSSAYSWHSHSYSDSYSDYSDGERRRRSKRRSSDSEYDRRGSGRPHRRHYSSSSSEEDSRSRSRSHSRRKHHRRRRHHSSSRSYSRSSRSCSTRSYRHSSYSYSHSPASSSSSSVKGSPHRRSHSRRADSSTRRRNFNRSRIYRSQSPRSSSSRAQPRNSNSSTQLTKGGSGGGSREGGTSEHRNSLTARQLLEKVQSRKVGGDSGTGSKPGIKIKDPPQGFFGPKLPPALGNKSMLPLFGKFQAAKKLPLMRTDDGEKSGQGKGSDTSGEVILVEPIREFPPPPPPPPPPVQQQQQQQVEEPVPNTVVTEDTRNQASEPQVLHESHPLFEQDPANMIPPYQGEPGQDPNNPVMDGRIMGPDMSQQPSLHAYPGYPMPNMEEEDMGMEAEEDGLAPLESQPITFTPEEMEKYSKLQQAAQQHIQQQLLAKQVKTFPSAAVAAANLAAATALAPAPPPPPTALQQIHIQQPTVSAASATSITTVQHAILQHHAAATAMGIHPHTPHHTHPAHAQLAQVHHIPQHHLTPISLSPLGHTLGHSLGHSLGPTGLIPAHPSAFLSGQPIHIIPASALHHAPLALHHVPHAALYPTLFAPRPATAAAAAALQLHPLLHPIFSGQDLQHPPSHGS
- the gpatch8 gene encoding G patch domain-containing protein 8 isoform X1, coding for MADRFSRFNEERDFQGGNHFDQYEEGHVDFEQASLDKPIESDNIGHRLLQKHGWRLGQGLGKSMQGRTDPVPIILKYDVMGMGRMEMEMDYAEDATEKRRVLEVEKEDTEELRQKYKDYAEKEKAIAKALEDLRANFYCELCDKQYQKHQEFDNHINSYDHAHKQRLKELKQREFARNVSSRSRKDGRKQEKMLRRLHELAEQRKQQDCVPGRGPMFKQTTVEVDGEKGEDIDGVPMTMDCTTEGSSGEDKGSCTAGQGSPRPSPTISFSLRKNTSSPTPSGGSQAPKVSVSFSFAKKAPVKLETAAAVFADHGEEAVEEEEGQEEGGEKAPVEEQAAVASTTASPQEAEGSVEEQTQSDDGGTLASTLNKLKMMMKKEEGYTGQEPQYYHYMPPAHCRVKPHFQFLLFMKASDQRGSLEEEEDGEEEEKPAETEGEGGQDEPKDIVCKTENDMGREVPSTKVPSTKVPSTKVPSTKVLSTSPSSSPRVKLEEGSESSPAVEASADQSGTTSQPSEAKQVVTETRDTGPRLPTGPFFPVLSKDESTTLQWPSELLEFTKAQPSLSYSCNPLYFDFKLSRNKGNRGGKGSKLAKTANTDSGEGSKTEVTTTSASTSGETSSASLLGTSDDKKEESSLKEKLSGGENKDKKLEGTEDGVSKKKKKKKKHKKSNKRSKRKEKEKGAVEGEMETETPGEKTKKKKKHKRKKSKNKLRAEEEEEGKEQKDKDNKVASGTAQPAGGTSEGGKRKRSHKEESQRSKGEEGGAGKTNSSEEHNGTKRLKSDPSASGASCSASAQKSPGGGRPPSSESDEDGGSSSQRSRPPHRHSTPPREQRRHHSEDSGRSRSRSSRRGDRNHRRNRGQASRSQSYTSSSERSTAGSSAYSWHSHSYSDSYSDYSDGERRRRSKRRSSDSEYDRRGSGRPHRRHYSSSSSEEDSRSRSRSHSRRKHHRRRRHHSSSRSYSRSSRSCSTRSYRHSSYSYSHSPASSSSSSVKGSPHRRSHSRRADSSTRRRNFNRSRIYRSQSPRSSSSRAQPRNSNSSTQLTKGGSGGGSREGGTSEHRNSLTARQLLEKVQSRKVGGDSGTGSKPGIKIKDPPQGFFGPKLPPALGNKSMLPLFGKFQAAKKLPLMRTDDGEKSGQGKGSDTSGEVILVEPIREFPPPPPPPPPPVQQQQQQQVEEPVPNTVVTEDTRNQASEPQVLHESHPLFEQDPANMIPPYQGEPGQDPNNPVMDGRIMGPDMSQQPSLHAYPGYPMPNMEEEDMGMEAEEDGLAPLESQPITFTPEEMEKYSKLQQAAQQHIQQQLLAKQVKTFPSAAVAAANLAAATALAPAPPPPPTALQQIHIQQPTVSAASATSITTVQHAILQHHAAATAMGIHPHTPHHTHPAHAQLAQVHHIPQHHLTPISLSPLGHTLGHSLGHSLGPTGLIPAHPSAFLSGQPIHIIPASALHHAPLALHHVPHAALYPTLFAPRPATAAAAAALQLHPLLHPIFSGQDLQHPPSHGS